A genomic region of Papaver somniferum cultivar HN1 chromosome 7, ASM357369v1, whole genome shotgun sequence contains the following coding sequences:
- the LOC113295358 gene encoding uncharacterized protein LOC113295358 produces MSEGGPKLYSNKPKKSQLKKTMSSLPTGGPNPPPPPPSAAAGGAATTTASTSGSYSGFPPHKESFARRYKFVWPILLTVNLGIGAYLFVRSGQKKRLVAEDDEVAASAPSSATSTTTAPISEQSVTEPVKPIAQPVKPQTPIPAEQQRELYKWILEEKRKVKPTSAEEKKKLDEEKAVLKAFIRSKTIPSI; encoded by the exons ATGAGCGAAGGAGGTCCAAAACTTTACTCCAATAAACCTAAGAAAT CGCAGTTGAAGAAAACAATGTCTTCTTTACCAACAGGAGGACcaaacccaccaccaccaccaccatcggcAGCGGCAGGgggagcagcaacaacaactgcaTCAACATCAGGATCTTATTCTGGGTTTCCACCTCATAAGGAATCGTTTGCTAGAAGATATAAGTTTGTTTGGCCTATTCTCTTAACTGTGAATCTTGGGATTGGGG CATACCTGTTTGTGAGGTCAGGACAAAAGAAAAGACTAGTTGCAGAGGACGATGAAGTTGCCGCTTCTGCCCCCTCCAGCGCAACTTCAACTACAACTGCTCCAATTTCTGAACAATCCGTCACTGAGCCTGTGAAGCCTATTGCACAGCCTGTGAAGCCACAGACTCCCATCCCAGCTGAACAGCAGCGCGAGCTCTACAAATGGATTTTGGAAGAGAAGAGAAAAGTCAAACCCACAAgtgcagaggagaagaaaaagcttGATGAAGAGAAAGCAGTACTCAAAGCGTTCATCCGGTCAAAAACCATTCCAAGCATTTAA